In one Verrucomicrobiales bacterium genomic region, the following are encoded:
- a CDS encoding type II secretion system protein, which translates to MKWHPSVARAFTLIELLVVIAIIAVLAGILLPTLGKAKGKAQRASCLNNIRQLVIAWTVHADDRGGKFVNNHGIQETVKRRENWVNNLLDWNYSPDNTNLNSLRSGELSSFLGEATSVFKCPSDKSKAENGYRIRSYSMNSLVGDPGELTNKFNPHMVQNYRMSDVVKPSETYVFLDEHPDTINDGFFMNRWAEPKWGNVPAGYHDGAANLSFVDGHVETHKWVDSETLKPAEKGGTGGVFPAVARNDYDWLRDHSSTFKR; encoded by the coding sequence CCATCATCGCGGTCCTGGCTGGCATCCTACTTCCCACTTTGGGCAAGGCCAAGGGCAAGGCTCAGCGTGCCAGCTGTCTCAACAACATCCGCCAGTTGGTGATCGCCTGGACAGTGCATGCCGACGATCGAGGGGGAAAGTTTGTTAATAACCACGGCATTCAGGAGACTGTCAAACGCCGGGAGAATTGGGTCAATAATCTGCTGGATTGGAACTATAGCCCGGACAACACGAACCTCAACAGTTTGCGATCCGGCGAGCTTTCCAGCTTTTTGGGCGAGGCGACCAGTGTGTTTAAGTGCCCATCTGACAAGTCAAAGGCGGAGAACGGCTATCGGATCCGGAGCTATTCCATGAACTCCCTGGTGGGAGATCCGGGGGAACTCACTAATAAGTTTAATCCGCACATGGTTCAGAACTATCGCATGTCCGATGTCGTGAAGCCGTCGGAGACCTATGTGTTCCTCGATGAGCATCCGGACACCATCAACGATGGATTCTTCATGAACCGCTGGGCGGAGCCTAAATGGGGCAACGTTCCGGCCGGGTATCATGATGGCGCGGCCAATCTGTCGTTTGTGGATGGCCACGTGGAAACGCATAAATGGGTCGACAGTGAAACTCTGAAGCCGGCGGAGAAGGGGGGCACCGGAGGGGTTTTTCCCGCCGTGGCGCGCAACGACTATGATTGGCTCCGGGACCATTCGAGCACGTTCAAGCGTTAA